The DNA region CTTCGAACTTCGGCAGGCTGCCGGTGCCGAACACCGCTTCGGCGCGCACCATCAGCGGCGAGCTGACTTCGGTATAGCCGTGCTCGCTGGTGTGAAGGTCGATCATGAACTGGCCGAGCGCCCGTTCAAGTCTCGCGAGCGGCCCGGTCAGAACCGTGAAGCGCGAACCGGAGAGCTTGGCAGCACGGTCGAAATCCATATAGCCGAGCGCCTCGCCGATTTCGAAATGCTCCTTCGGCGTGTGGTTCCAACGCGGCTTTTCGCCAACGATGCGGCTGACGACATTGTCGTGCTCGTCCTTGCCGACAGGAACGTCGTCGAAGGGCACGTTCGGGATGCGCGAGAGAGCGTCGTTGAGTTCGGCCGTCAGCTGACGGTCCTCTTCCTCGATCGCCGGCAGCAAGTTCTTCAGTTCGGCGACCTCGGCCTTCAGCTTCTCGGCAAGCTCGCCGTTCTTCTGGGCCATCGCTGCGCCGATCTCCTTGGATGCGGCGTTGCGGCGGGACAGCAGATCCTGCGTCTTTTGCACGGCGGAGCGGCGCTTTTCATCGAGGGCCACGAGACTTTGGGCCAGAGGCTCCGCGCCGCGCTTGGCAAGAGCGGCATCGAGCGCTTCGGGATTCTCACGGATCCATTTGATATCGAGCATCGTCGTTCCAGGTCGTTGCAACAGAAATGACCGGCCAAAGCCTGACCGGGCCTCGACCGGATGAGACGGCGTCATAAAAGGATTTCCGGATCGCCTCAGACGCTGTCGGTCTTGGCAACGTCCGCGGATCCGCTTTCCTTTTCGAGCGCCTGCCGGGCACGCTGGCGCTCCACGAGTCGCGCCGCATAGATGGAAATCTCGTAGAGAAGGATCGTTGGTAGCGCAAGACCGATCTGGGACATCGGATCCGGCGGCGTCAGCACGGCGGCGACGACGAAGGCGAGCACGATGGCGAACTTGCGCTTTTCGGCGAGCCATTGCGACGTCAGCAGACCGACGCGGGCAAGCAGAGTCGTGATGACGGGCAGTTGGAAGACGAGGCCGAAGGAGAAGACCAGCGTCATGATGAGGCTCAGATATTCCGAGACCTTCGGCATCAGCGAGATCGCCACCTCGTCATGACCCGGCGCCTGCTGCATCGACAGGAAGAACCACATGACCATCGGCGTAAAGAAGAAATAGACGAGCGCAGCCCCCATCAGGAACAGGACCGGCGACGCGATAAGGAACGGCAGGAAGGCCTGGCGCTCGTTCTTGTAGAGGCCGGGTGCCACGAACTTATAGACTTGGGCGGCAATGATGGGGAAAGCGACCACCAGGCCGCCGAACATCGCCACCTTGACCTGGGTAAAGAAGAACTCCTGGGGCGCCGTATAAATCAGCTGGGCCTTCTCGACGTCGAGATGCGCCCACTCCACAGCCGTCTTGTAGGGAATGACCAGGTAGTTGAAGAGATGCTTGGCAAAGAAGAAGCATGCGATGAAAGCCACGAAAAACGCGCCGATCGACCAGATCAGCCGTGTGCGCAGCTCCATCAGGTGCTCGATCAGCGGCTGCGGCTTGTCTTCGATATCACCGCTCATGCCTCGTCCTTCTTCTTCGTCTGCGTCGGCTTCTTCGACGTTGCAGGCTTCCTGACCGCCGCGGCCCGCTTCGGCTTTTCCACAGGTACGGCAACGACTTCGGCGGCATCGACCTTGTCGGCGGCCTTGACGCGTGGCTTGCGCACGGCCTTCGGCTTGCCGGCAACCGTATCGGCCTGGGCAGTCGCTGCTGCGACGGGCTCGGGCTGCGCAGGCGCCGGCACCAGGGGCGGCGTTTCCGGCAGGCTCATCGTCGGCGTCGGGGCCGAGACGGCAGCCGGCGGCACTTCGGTCTTATTTTCCGGAGCCACAGTCGTCTTCTGCAAGTCGGCCTTGATCTCGTTGCCCATCTGGCGAAGCGGGTTCATCGCCTCGCGCAGGCTATTAACCGGGTTGAGCTTCTGGGCGTCGCTGATCGTCTGGCGGACATCGTCAAGCTCGGCTTCGCGCAACGCTTCGTCGAATTGCGCCCGAAACTCACCCGCAACCTTGCGGGCGCGCTGCGTCATCTTGCCGAAAGCGCGCAGCATCGGCGGCAAATCCTTCGGACCGACAACGACGATCAGCACGACCGCGATGACCAAAAGCTCGGTCCAGCCAATATCGAACATGCAAGGCTCCTGGACGGGAAGCGCGGGGGCTGCGCTTTTTCCCGGACTTGATTACTTCGTTTCGTCGGCCTTGTGATCGACGGTCTTTGCCGTTTCCGGCGCGTCTTCGTCCGTCATGCCCTTCTTGAAGCTTTTGATGCCCTTGGCAACATCGCCCATCAGTTCCGGAATCTTGCCGCGACCGAACAACAACAGCACGATGACCAGAACGATCAGCCAGTGCCACATGCTAAGAGAACCCATCACTCTAACTCCCTGTTTCGATGTTCCCACGATGTAAGGATTTCTGACACCGTTTCCAACATTAAGCCCTTTGAACTGCGCTTAATGTCACGGTATCGCCCTTTATGACAAGCCACTGACCCATCGAAAAATCGTGAGCACCATTGTTTTCGTCTTGCATGGCAAAAGCAAGAGGAAGTCCTTCAATCTTCGGAGGTAGAACGGGGGGCGAGCAACCCGAGTTCTTCGAGATCCATCTGGGTGATCGGATCTTCGTCCTCGGTCAATTCGTCGTTCATCGACGGCGACGGAATATTGAAATTCGCCGGGATACGGCCCGACAACAGGCCCGCCCCCTTCAATTCTTCGAGACCGGGCAGATCGCGCAGTTCCTCGAGGCCGAAATGGTCGAGGAAATCGCGCGTCGTACCCAATGTCACCGGCCGGCCCGGTGTGCGCCGGCGGCCGCGAAACCGCACCCAGCCGGCTTCCATCAGCACGTCGAGCGTGCCGCGCGAGGTTTGAACGCCGCGGATATCCTCGATCTCGGCGCGCGTCACCGGCTGGTGATAGGCGATGATTGCCAGCACTTCCAGCGCGGCGCGCGAAAGCTTCTTCACCTCGTTATCGTCACGGCGGATGACGAAGGAGAGATCGGCGGCGGTGCGGAAGGCCCAGGCGCCTTCGACCTGGACCAGATTGACGCCCCGTGGCGCATATTGCTCCTTCAGGCGCAGCATGATCGCGCGCACGTCAGCGCCCCTCGGCAGGCGCTCGGCCAGGAAAACTTCGGAAACGGGCTGCGAGGAGGCGAAGACCAGCGCCTCGGCGGTGCGCTCGGCCTCGATCTCGGCCCGCAAGTCGCGGCCTTCCCCCTCGTCGCTCCTGGGATCGATCAAGCCGGCCGCTCCTGTTCCACCACCTGCAGCGTAGCGTGCTTGGGACCGCGACGCATGAAAATCGGCTGAAAGGCGCCGTCCTGGCGGATTTCGAGCTTGCCCTCGCGCACCAGCTCTAGCGAGGCGGCAAAGGCGCTGGCGATCGCCGTGACGCGTTCCTCAGGCCCTGCGAGATAACGCAGCAGATAATGTTCCATCGCCGTCCAGTCGCCGACCTCGCCGATTATCTGGGTCAGCAGCTCGCGGGCATCGGTCAGCGACCAGACATTACGCCTCTCGATCGTCACCTGGGTGACGGCATGGCGCTGACGCAGCGCCGCATAGGCGGTCAGGAGATCGTAGAGGCTTGCCGCATAAGCGGATTGCTGCCGGTCGGGAATATGCTCGGGTGCACCGCGGGCGAAGATATCGCGGCCGAGGCGGTTGCGGTTGACGAGGCCATCCGCCGCCTGACGCATGGCCTCGAGACGCTTCAGGCGGAAAGCAAGGCTTGCCGCCATTTCTTCGCCCGAGGGACCGTCATCCTTGACCTGCTGGGGAATGAGCAGCCGCGATTTGAGATAGGCAAGCCAGGCCGCCATGACGAGATAGTCGGCGGCAAGCTCGATGCGGATGCGCCGGGCGCTTTCGACGAACTGCAGATATTGCTCGGCGAGCGCCAACACGGAAATTCGCGACAGGTCGACCTTCTGGTTGCGGGCGAGGTAGAGCAGCAGGTCGAGCGGGCCTTCGAATCCGGCGACGTCGATCACCAGCGCCGGCTCGTGGCTGGCGCGCTCGGCGCCGTTCTCCTGCCACAGCTTGTCCATCGGCGTTGCCGCCTGCGGACGTTCCGAGCCCTTGACCGTGCTGACCACCCTGCTCTCCTACGATCACACCGACACAAACATCGCCTCGAATTCCGCCCTCAATTCCGCCTCATCGGCACCATCCGGCGCGGCAAAGCCTGCTTCTACCGCTTTTGCGCGGGCAAGCGAAAGACCGGCGAGCGGCGGAACATTTGCCACGACCTCCCGCATCTCGTCCATATGGCCATTGCAATGCAGCACGATATCGCATCCGCCTGCAATGATATTCGCCGCCCGTTCGCCGATCGTGCCGGAAAGCGCATTCATAGAGCTATCGTCGGAAAGCAGCAGACCGTCAAAGCCGATATGCTGACGGATGACGCCGTCGATCACCTTGCGCGAGGTCGTCGCTGGATTGTCCGGATCGATCGATGTGAAGACGAGATGGCAGGTCATTGCCATCAGCTCGTCCTTCATCGCGATGAAGGGTGGGAAATCACGGGCCTCCAGCTCATCGCGCGAGACCGTGACGACAGGCAGCTCCAGATGTGAATCGGCAAAGCTGCGACCGTGGCCGGGCATATGTTTCATGACAGGCAGCAGGCCGCCGGCCTTCAGCCCCTCGCCAGCCACCCGTCCCATGGCGATGACGGTTTCGGGATCGCCGCCATAGGCGCGGTCGCCGATGACGTTGCTGCTGCCTTCGACCGGCACGTCGAGAACCGGCAGGCAATCGACATTGATGCCGAGCTTCGAAAGGTCGAAGGCATGCAGGCGCGACATCAGCCAAGCGGCGCGCAGCCCGAGCGCCGGATCGCGGCGATAGACATCGCCAAGCGCCTGGCCTGCGGGATAACGCGGCAGAACCGGCGGACGGATGCGCTGGACGCGACCGCCCTCCTGATCGATCAGCACCGGCGCATGCCAGCCGACGCTGTCGCGCAGTTCGGCGACGAGATCAGTGATCTGCGCTGCTTCGGAGATATTGCGCCCGAAGAGAATGAAGCCCCAGGGCCGTTCGTCCCGGTAAAAGGCTTTTTCTTCGGATGTGAGGGCAAGGCCGCTGCAGCCAAGGATCATCGCTTTTGATTCGGTCATGGACGAATCATAGACGGCGGCGGGCCAAATGCGAGTAACTGCGGGCGCGATGCACAAAAAAGAGCGGCGGGCCGATCCGGCTCGCCGCTCCCTATTTGATAACCCGATGTTACTTGGAAATCAGGCAGCTTCCGCCGGCTGCGCGATACTGTTCGCAAAGGGCTGCTGCCTCATCCTTCGAGCCGACCGGGATGCGGACACGGTAGAAAGTGCCCTTGCCGGCGATATCGGCCCTGCGGATCTCATGGGCGCGGCCAGCAAGCACGCCGGCGAATTTCTTCGACAGGTTTGCGTAAGATTTATTGGCCTCGTCTTCCGACGGCAGCGAAGCGATCTGGAGGCCGTAGCCGCCGGCGGAACCGGCTTGCTGCGGCTGGGCGGCGGCCGGCGTTGCCGAGGCGACCTGCGTCGGCTTCGGCTGCTGCGCGGGGGTGCGGACATTGCCCTTATCGGTAACCGTGCCAACGACGTTGACAGGCTGATCGGCCGGACGGGCGATCGGAACCGGGGCCGTATCGGCGATCGTTGCCGTCTTGACCGGCCGTACCGGCGCATCGACCGGTGCGGGATTTGCCGCCTGCTCATCGGCAGTTGCGGCAGGCGACGGCTGCGTCGGCGCGGTTTGAACTGGTGCTGCAGAACGCGCATCGACGGAAGCAATCTCGGCGCTTGCCGGGAAGCTCGCAGCCGTTCCGGCCACCGGCGGTGCGATCGGGGCCGATGGCGCAGACGGGGCGGACTGCGCCGTTACTGGCGGCTGGCCAGACGGCATCGGCTGAGCAGGCGCGGCCGGCTGGTCGACCGGCGCGGACTCCTCGCGGGCGACCAGCGTGCCGTCAGGCTTGACGATCATCGTGCGGACCTTGCGCGGCGAAACGGATGGCGTCTTGTCGGCGTCGCTGGCGGAAGCGTCGTCGGCGTTGGCGTGGTTCGGCAACAGACGCGGATCCTCCGTCTCACCAACCGCGGTCGGCGTGACCCGATCGTCAGCGCCGGCGTTCTCGTCATCCTCCGGCAATGCCTCCGGCGTCAAGGTGCGCTGGACAACATCGACCGGGGCCTCGTCCGAGGAGACGAGCGCCTTCTGCTTCGGCTCCTCGGCAGAACCCGCAACGCGGTCGTAGACGGCCTTATCCTGGTTCGGAACCGTCTTGCCACCGGGATTTTCCGGAACGACCTTGATGGGCTCCTTGTCGGCCGTGATCACACGCGGCTCGCCGGACGCGACAATGCCGAGCCCTTCGCCGTTCCAGACGGAGGAATAGACGCCATAACCGACGCCAGCGAAGACCACCAGCATGACGGCGCCGGCCAGCAGCCGGCGCATCGACCGAGCGCGGCTGAAATCAGCGGCCTGGCTTGCCGACTCGATGTGGACCTCGGAGGTTTCCCGGCGCTCGACCGGCTCGCGCACGCTGCGGCGGAAATCTTCCTCCAGCGCCCGTTCGAAATCGTCGAGACCGTCGGCAATGGTCGGCTTGACCGGCGTTGCCGCAGCGGCAGCCATATTACGGGCGGACGCCGCCGTTTCGCGCGGTTTGGCCGGCTCGAAAAAGCTCGCGATCTCTGCATCGAGATCGAAATCGAAATCCGCGGTTTTCGCGACCGGAGCGGGCTGCTCGACCGGCGGCAGCGTCGGCACATGCATATCGTCCACCGTCTCGGGACGATCCTCCGGATCGGAGATCATCGCCGGATCGAAGGGCAGATCTTCGGTCGATTCAGCGGCGGACGCCTCTCCGGCAGGTGCCCAGTTGAAAACCGGAGCCGGAGCTGGGACCGGCTGCTCGGAAACCAGGGCCGACGCGGGCTGCGCCGGGACAGCGGCCTGCGGGTACTCAGGCGTTGCCTGCTCCGGCGCGGCGGGCGCCGGCTGTGCCTTTGGCTGCGGCGCAGGCTCGGCTGCTTCGGAAAAATCGAGATCGGCAAGTTCCAGCTCGATACCGGCGAGGTCCAGTTCGAAATCGTGGCCCGCGAAGGGATCATCGGCTTCCGGCGCGGGCTGCGGCGCCGGTGAATAGGCCGTTGAGACAGGTTGAGACGCGACAGGTCTTGCGGCTTCGCCAGCATAGGCAGGCGCCATTTCGATCGGAGCTGAGAGGACCGGTAGGGGCGCGATCGCCTCGGGCTGAACCGGTGCGGCAGCGACCGGGTCGACTTCGACGGGAGCGGGCTCCGGCGAAGCCGGCGCCAGATTAGCGCGCTGCAATACCGGGCGGGGCACGGGATAGCGCGAGACGTCGGCCAGCAGGTCGTCGACATCGAAGGTGCCGGCGATATGCGGAACTTCCTGTCCGACCTCAGTCAGCGCGGCATCGGCCTGGATCTCGCCCTCGATGGCGGCCGCGAGATCGAAACCAGCATCGGAGCCGAACTCTTCCAGATCATCCTCGACTTCAACGAATTCCTCGGCTCCAGCAGTTTCTTGCGACGCAATTGCCTCATCGTGGCGATCGAGCTCAGCGGGAAAGCCGAACGACGGCGCCGCGGATTCGAACTCCTCCAGAGGTTCGACAGCGGCGGCGGGCGCCGGCTGCTCGATCACGGGCTCCGGCTCCGCCGAGGCAAGATCGGCAACGACTGCTTCAGCCACCGGTTCAGCGACTGGTTCAGCCGCAGGCGCAGCAACTGCTTCGGCGGCCGGCTCAACCGCTGCCACCGGCTCCTCACGTTTGGGGGCGTGGAAATTGGCGAGCGGCAACCTGATGCTGGCGGCCGACCATTGCGGGGTTTTGGCGGGCTGCGCCAGCGAAGAGATCGGCGCCGCACCGATCGACAGTTCGAGTTCCTCGATCAGGTCGCGGGCGCCGCCGAAAGCGGTATGGACCGACACCTCGGAAACAGGATCTGCGGACAGCTGCGGCTGACCGGCCGCCGGGTCGGCAGCGGCTACGTCCCAGTTTCTTGCCGGAGGTCGGGCAGCTTCTTCTGCGGCGACGGGACCAACGGAGACGGGCTCCGGAACATCCACGCTTACGGCAGCGGGAGAAGCATCGAGAACGGGCTCGACATAGTCTTCGGAAGTGATGCCATCGGAGATCGGCTCGGCCGGCCGATCGAGTTCGGCCAGCGGACGTGGTGAATCGTATCGATCGAATTCTCGCCCGAGCTCATCCTCCAGATCGAAGGCAGGTTCGCGCCGGGCGGCGTCGCTTACGGTATTCGCTGCAACACGCGGCTCGAAACCGACAATCCGGGCAAGTTCAGCCAACGGATCGTCGTCCGCAAACAGATCGTCTTTTCCGCGCGTATCATACGCAAATTGTTTCTCAGCCATGCCTATCCCACTCGCAAACGCCAACGCTCAAATGCCAGCGCATTGTGGGTAAATGGTGACGTTATCGCATTTCGTCGGGTGCGGCAGTGCCTGTAATAGCAAGTCCCGACTTTAAAACCGACGCGACGGCGTACACCAGCCCAAGTCTGGCAATACTTGATTCTCGGTTTTTATCATTAACAAATCGTAATTCCGGCTGATCTTTACCTTTATTCCAGTGCGCGTGGAACGCACTGGCGAGATCGTAGAGGTAAAATGCAATGCGATGCGGCTCCTGCGACTGGGCGGCCGCCTCGACGATACGCGGGAATTCGGCAAGCTTGGCGACGAGCTGCAATTCGGCCGGATCGCCAACGCCAGCAACGGCTTTCGCAAGATCCTCGGGCGAAGCATCGAGGCCGGGAAAAGCCTCTCTTGCCTGCCGGAAGACCGACATGCAGCGGGCATGCGCATACTGCACGTAAAAAACAGGATTATCCTTCGACTGCTCCGTCACCTTGGCGAAATCGAAGTCGAGCGGCTCGGAATTCTTGCGATAAAGCATCATGAACCGGACCGAATCACGGCCGACTTCCTCGACGACGTCCCGAAGCGTGACGAAATCGCCCGAACGTTTCGACATCTTCACCGGCTCGCCATTGCGATAGAGCTTGACGAGCTGGCAGAGCAGCACCGTCAGCTTCGCCTTGCCCTCCGAAACGGCGCGTGCAACCGCTTCCAGGCGCTTGACGTAGCCGCCATGGTCGGCGCCAAGCACATAGATCATCTCGTCGAAACCACGATCGAACTTGTTCTTGAAGTAGGCGACGTCGGCGGCGAAATAGGTGTAGGCGCCGTCCGACTTGATCAGCGGCCGGTCCATGTCGTCGCCCACCTCGGTCGAGCGGAACAGTGTCTGCTCGCGATCTTCCCAGTCTTCCGGAAGCTGGCCCTTCGGCGGCGGCAGCGTGCCCTTGTAGACGTAACCCTTGAAGGTCAGGTCGTTGATCGCCGTGCGGATCGCCGCCGCTCCATTGGCATGCAGGGTCCGCTCGGAAAAGAAGATGTCGTGATGGACGTTCAGCGCCGCCAGATCTTCGCGGATCATGACCATCATCGCGTCTATGGTGCGATCCTTGACGATCGGCATCCACTGCTCCTCCGGCATATTGTGCAACCGGACGCCGTAATCGGCGGCAAGCGACTGGCCGACGGGCACGAGATAGTCACCCGGATAGAGACCCGACGGGATTTCGCCGATCCGTTCACCCAGCGCTTCGCGATAACGCAGAAAGACCGACCGGGCGAGCACGTCGATCTGCGAGCCGGCGTCGTTGATATAATATTCCTTCTCGACGCCGTAACCGGCAAAGGCGAGCAGGTTGGCGAGCGCATCGCCGACCACGGCGCCGCGGCAATGCCCGACATGCATCGGGCCGGTCGGATTGGCCGAGACATATTCGACGTTGACCTTGCGACCTTGGCCTAGGGTCGAGCGGCCATAGTCGGTGCCGGCGCCGATCATCGAGGCGAGCAGCCGTTGCCAATAGCGGACGGCGAGACGGATGTTGATGAAACCCGGACCTGCGACCGAGACATCGGCGACGTCGGCATCCTCCTTGAGCTTGGCGATTATGACGTCCGCAAGGGCGCGAGGATTGGTGCCGAGCGGCTTTGCCAGCACCATCGCGGCATTGGTCGCAACATCGCCATGACTCGCATCGCGCGGCGGTTCGACTGTGATGCGGCCGAAATCGAGCTCAGATCGCTTTTCCCTGACCAGATCAATCTGTTCAAGGGCGGTTTTGATCCTGGCTTCGAAGTCGGTAAAAAGGTTCATCGCACTCTTCCATGCATAGGCTGTGCCAAAGGCGCAAATCGGCCTTCGGCGGGCGACCGCTGCCTATCGCAAATCCGGAGTGTGGTCAAACAATCGCCTGTGGGCACTGATCGCATAGGTGTCGGTCATGCCGGCGAGGTAGTCGCCGACATGGCGAGCCTTCGGCGCATCGGCGAGCCCGGCGATATGATCGACCCAGTAATGGCTCTGCATCTCCTTGGGACTGGCCATGTAGGCGGCAAAGAGATCCGTGACGATCTGGGCAGCACCGGCACGGATCCGCATGATATCGGGATTGCGGTAGATGCGCTTGAAGAGCATCGCCTTGATCTGCCTGTCGGTTTCGGCCATCTCTTCGGAAAAGGTGGCGATAACCCGGTCGGCGCCGCGGATGTCGGCTGCACTCTCAGGACGAAGAAGTGAAAGGCGCTCCTGCGCGACGCCGATAACGTCCTCGACCATGCGGGTGATCTGGCGGCGCATGATCTCGTGGGTGAAACGGCTCGGTTCCAGATGCGGATAGCGCCCCCTCACCTCGGCCATCAACTCGGCGAGAAAGGGAATTTCCTCCAGCATGTCGAAACTCAGATAGCCGGAGCGCAGGCCGTCGTCGATATCATGGGTGTTATAGGCGATGTCGTCGGCGATCGCCGCAACCTGGGCCTCGAGGCTGGCATAGGTGCCCAGTTCGAGATCGTGCAGTTCGCAATAATCGAGGATCGGCTGCGGAACCGGGCCGTGCGTGCCCACACCATCTGGCGTCAGCATTGGACCATTATGCTTGACGAGACCTTCGAGACTTTCCCATGTCAGATTGATGCCGTCGAATTCGGCATACCGCCGCTCGAGCTTGGTCACGATGCGCAGCGATTGGGCATTGTGGTCAAAGCCACCATAGAGCAGCAGTACCTCGTGCAGCGCGTCCTCGCCGGTATGGCCGAACGGCGTGTGGCCGAAATCGTGCACCAGCGCCACGCCCTCGGACAGATCCTCGTCGAGTTTCAGGGCGCGGGCAAGCGCACGGGCAATCTGCGCCACCTCGATCGTATGCGTCAGCCGGGTGCGGTAGTGATCGCCGTCCTGGGCGATGAAGACCTGGGTCTTGTGCTTCAGCCGGCGGAAGGCGGTGGTATGGACTATGCGGTCGCGGTCGCGTTGGAAATCGGAGCGAGTCGGGCTGCTGTCTTCCGGATAGAGACGCCCACGCGTCGTCCACGGGTCTGCCGCATAGACCGCCCTTTCGCTGCCGCCGAAACCCAAAGCTCGCCTGTCAATCGTCATTCTTCACCGTCATTCTGCCTGTTGCCGCATCTGCCCATTGACGCCGCTTTGCCCTCTTCATACCTATAGCCCGAGGAAACGGCAAAGAGGCGCTCTCCCGACCGCTTCGGCGCGTCATGGTCTTTTTGCGAAGATCATGCTAAGTTCCTTTGATATCAGGCATTTGAACATTTGAGTGCCGAAACCCATTCTCTCCGGATCTTGACCCCGGCAGGAGGAAATATGACGGATACGAGTGTAACTCTTTCGGATGCCGCGGCAAAGCGTATCGCCGCCATCATCAGTGCGGAGGCCGGCAAGAGCGCGCTGCGCGTTTCCGTTGAAGGCGGCGGCTGTTCGGGCTTTTCCTACAAGTTTGACCTTGCCGACAGCGCTGAGGATGACGACATCGTCGTCGAAAAAGACGACGCGAAGGTGCTGATCGACAGCCTGTCGCTCGTCTATATGGCAGGTTCCGAGATCGACTTTGTCGACAATCTGCTTGGCCAATCCTTCCAGATCAAGAACCCGAACGCGGTGGCAAGTTGCGGCTGCGGCACCAGCTTCTCGATCTGAATATCCGAGCGCAGAACGTTGTCCCCAACGACGGTCGGAGGAATTGCTTCCGGCCGGTTTATTGGCTTGTCCAGCGGCGAAAGACCGCGATAAAAGGAGCGCACTAAAGCGCGTCGCGATCTTTCAGACTCGCTTGCCACGCTTTA from Rhizobium sp. NLR16a includes:
- the serS gene encoding serine--tRNA ligase; the protein is MLDIKWIRENPEALDAALAKRGAEPLAQSLVALDEKRRSAVQKTQDLLSRRNAASKEIGAAMAQKNGELAEKLKAEVAELKNLLPAIEEEDRQLTAELNDALSRIPNVPFDDVPVGKDEHDNVVSRIVGEKPRWNHTPKEHFEIGEALGYMDFDRAAKLSGSRFTVLTGPLARLERALGQFMIDLHTSEHGYTEVSSPLMVRAEAVFGTGSLPKFEEDLFKTTDGRYLIPTAEVTLTNLVREEILDQEKLPLRFTALTPSFRSEAGSAGRDTRGMLRQHQFWKCELVSITDAESSIAEHERMTACAEEVLKRLGLHFRTVTLCTGDMGFGSRKTYDLEVWLPGQNTFREISSCSVCGDFQARRMNARYRGKDEKSNKFVHTLNGSGTAVGRCLIAVLENYLNEDGSVTIPGVLLPYMGGMTKIERAA
- the tatC gene encoding twin-arginine translocase subunit TatC — translated: MSGDIEDKPQPLIEHLMELRTRLIWSIGAFFVAFIACFFFAKHLFNYLVIPYKTAVEWAHLDVEKAQLIYTAPQEFFFTQVKVAMFGGLVVAFPIIAAQVYKFVAPGLYKNERQAFLPFLIASPVLFLMGAALVYFFFTPMVMWFFLSMQQAPGHDEVAISLMPKVSEYLSLIMTLVFSFGLVFQLPVITTLLARVGLLTSQWLAEKRKFAIVLAFVVAAVLTPPDPMSQIGLALPTILLYEISIYAARLVERQRARQALEKESGSADVAKTDSV
- the tatB gene encoding Sec-independent protein translocase protein TatB, encoding MFDIGWTELLVIAVVLIVVVGPKDLPPMLRAFGKMTQRARKVAGEFRAQFDEALREAELDDVRQTISDAQKLNPVNSLREAMNPLRQMGNEIKADLQKTTVAPENKTEVPPAAVSAPTPTMSLPETPPLVPAPAQPEPVAAATAQADTVAGKPKAVRKPRVKAADKVDAAEVVAVPVEKPKRAAAVRKPATSKKPTQTKKKDEA
- a CDS encoding twin-arginine translocase TatA/TatE family subunit translates to MGSLSMWHWLIVLVIVLLLFGRGKIPELMGDVAKGIKSFKKGMTDEDAPETAKTVDHKADETK
- the scpB gene encoding SMC-Scp complex subunit ScpB, translated to MIDPRSDEGEGRDLRAEIEAERTAEALVFASSQPVSEVFLAERLPRGADVRAIMLRLKEQYAPRGVNLVQVEGAWAFRTAADLSFVIRRDDNEVKKLSRAALEVLAIIAYHQPVTRAEIEDIRGVQTSRGTLDVLMEAGWVRFRGRRRTPGRPVTLGTTRDFLDHFGLEELRDLPGLEELKGAGLLSGRIPANFNIPSPSMNDELTEDEDPITQMDLEELGLLAPRSTSED
- a CDS encoding ScpA family protein, whose translation is MDKLWQENGAERASHEPALVIDVAGFEGPLDLLLYLARNQKVDLSRISVLALAEQYLQFVESARRIRIELAADYLVMAAWLAYLKSRLLIPQQVKDDGPSGEEMAASLAFRLKRLEAMRQAADGLVNRNRLGRDIFARGAPEHIPDRQQSAYAASLYDLLTAYAALRQRHAVTQVTIERRNVWSLTDARELLTQIIGEVGDWTAMEHYLLRYLAGPEERVTAIASAFAASLELVREGKLEIRQDGAFQPIFMRRGPKHATLQVVEQERPA
- the nagZ gene encoding beta-N-acetylhexosaminidase; the protein is MTESKAMILGCSGLALTSEEKAFYRDERPWGFILFGRNISEAAQITDLVAELRDSVGWHAPVLIDQEGGRVQRIRPPVLPRYPAGQALGDVYRRDPALGLRAAWLMSRLHAFDLSKLGINVDCLPVLDVPVEGSSNVIGDRAYGGDPETVIAMGRVAGEGLKAGGLLPVMKHMPGHGRSFADSHLELPVVTVSRDELEARDFPPFIAMKDELMAMTCHLVFTSIDPDNPATTSRKVIDGVIRQHIGFDGLLLSDDSSMNALSGTIGERAANIIAGGCDIVLHCNGHMDEMREVVANVPPLAGLSLARAKAVEAGFAAPDGADEAELRAEFEAMFVSV
- a CDS encoding SPOR domain-containing protein; this translates as MAEKQFAYDTRGKDDLFADDDPLAELARIVGFEPRVAANTVSDAARREPAFDLEDELGREFDRYDSPRPLAELDRPAEPISDGITSEDYVEPVLDASPAAVSVDVPEPVSVGPVAAEEAARPPARNWDVAAADPAAGQPQLSADPVSEVSVHTAFGGARDLIEELELSIGAAPISSLAQPAKTPQWSAASIRLPLANFHAPKREEPVAAVEPAAEAVAAPAAEPVAEPVAEAVVADLASAEPEPVIEQPAPAAAVEPLEEFESAAPSFGFPAELDRHDEAIASQETAGAEEFVEVEDDLEEFGSDAGFDLAAAIEGEIQADAALTEVGQEVPHIAGTFDVDDLLADVSRYPVPRPVLQRANLAPASPEPAPVEVDPVAAAPVQPEAIAPLPVLSAPIEMAPAYAGEAARPVASQPVSTAYSPAPQPAPEADDPFAGHDFELDLAGIELELADLDFSEAAEPAPQPKAQPAPAAPEQATPEYPQAAVPAQPASALVSEQPVPAPAPVFNWAPAGEASAAESTEDLPFDPAMISDPEDRPETVDDMHVPTLPPVEQPAPVAKTADFDFDLDAEIASFFEPAKPRETAASARNMAAAAATPVKPTIADGLDDFERALEEDFRRSVREPVERRETSEVHIESASQAADFSRARSMRRLLAGAVMLVVFAGVGYGVYSSVWNGEGLGIVASGEPRVITADKEPIKVVPENPGGKTVPNQDKAVYDRVAGSAEEPKQKALVSSDEAPVDVVQRTLTPEALPEDDENAGADDRVTPTAVGETEDPRLLPNHANADDASASDADKTPSVSPRKVRTMIVKPDGTLVAREESAPVDQPAAPAQPMPSGQPPVTAQSAPSAPSAPIAPPVAGTAASFPASAEIASVDARSAAPVQTAPTQPSPAATADEQAANPAPVDAPVRPVKTATIADTAPVPIARPADQPVNVVGTVTDKGNVRTPAQQPKPTQVASATPAAAQPQQAGSAGGYGLQIASLPSEDEANKSYANLSKKFAGVLAGRAHEIRRADIAGKGTFYRVRIPVGSKDEAAALCEQYRAAGGSCLISK